The proteins below come from a single Asterias rubens chromosome 9, eAstRub1.3, whole genome shotgun sequence genomic window:
- the LOC117294856 gene encoding uncharacterized protein LOC117294856, whose translation MSQITVTSSVSTAVPEPLCPPVEIGSISEQSLSITASTEDTLSSDVARVDRGRELLFDVFNDRFPEQTTSGTASSSFIGYYDDVIPDTSNFTISWRSDLRQNNVTQLMYEHAKLIVGYIWTLDIVLQDLKLMSSGETEIIYYTNKTKDAFGNLLCSVHFILTQCDFDAALLDQLITTPPVDYIRPDSDWEVTYIRDFIVPEITSYISDATTDLSEISFSNSCSV comes from the exons ATGTCCCAAATCACCGTCACATCGTCAGTGTCAACCGCCGTCCCGGAGCCTCTCTGTCCCCCTGTCGAGATTGGATCAATCTCGGAGCAATCACTTTCTATCACTGCGAGTACGGAGGACACTTTGTCGTCGGATGTCGCTAGAGTTGACAGAGGACGAGAACTTTTATTCGACGTCTTC AATGACAGATTTCCAGAACAAACAACATCTGGAACTGCCAGCAGCAGCTTCATTGGCTactatgatgacgtcataccaGACACATCAAACTTTACTATATCGTGGAGAAGCGATTTACGTCAAAACAAC GTAACACAACTAATGTACGAGCATGCTAAGCTCATTGTGGGCTACATCTGGACTCTAGATATTGTTCTTCAGGACTTGAAGTTGATGTCAAGTGGTGAGACTGAAATAATTTACtacaccaacaaaacaaaagatgcgTTTGGAAATTTGCTGTGCTCCGTTCACTTCATT TTAACCCAATGCGATTTCGACGCAGCATTACTGGATCAGCTAATTACAACGCCCCCTGTTGACTATATTCGACCAGATAGCGACTGGGAAGTAACGTACATAAGAGATTTCATCGTACCGGAGATTACTAGCTACATTTCAGACGCGACCACTGACTTAAGTGAAATCAGTTTTTCAAATTCATGTTCGGTTTAG
- the LOC117294660 gene encoding uncharacterized protein LOC117294660 yields the protein MRELRAIHKLTYDSYKLSRFDPDMMVSNYDVDGMPSLSNISNADRFFMTEKNLLTLHSANLRAFQQLIFFVKIDENMSAAVPDFGPQFAVIEARLSRVGAGILAVMGHLDFMQDGVPENAPASMGPQSNSALRNIRDLFVLQEMYSYLAIAEYDLNRRMAVHQTQAAADQ from the exons ATGAGGGAACTTCGAGCTATCCACAAGCTAACTTACGACAGCTAC aaacTGAGTCGATTTGATCCGGACATGATGGTCTCAAACTACGATGTAGACGGAATGCCCAGCCTCAGTAACATCTCTAACGCCGACAGATTTTTTATGACT GAGAAGAATTTACTGACCTTGCACAGTGCCAATCTGAGAGCATTTCAACAACTTATATTTTTCGTCAAAATTGACGAAAACATGTCCGCCGCAGTCCCCGACTTTGGTCCTCAATTTGCCGTTATTGAGGCGCGACTCTCCCGGGTAGGAGCTGGCATCTTGGCAGTG aTGGGCCATCTGGACTTTATGCAAGATGGCGTCCCAGAAAACGCTCCAGCCAGCATGGGACCACAGAGTAACTCTGCACTGCGCAACATCAGGGATCTGTTTGTGCTCCAAGAGATGTACTCGTATCTAGCCATCGCTGAATACGATCTGAACAGGAGGATGGCCgtgcaccagactcaagctgcTGCTGACCAATAG